In Armatimonadota bacterium, the sequence GACCATGGCCGGTCGCTCCACCCCCAGCCCGAAGGCGAAGGCGGTGTACCGCTCGGGATCCATTCCCGCCATCTCCAAAACCCTGGGATGGAACATCCCGCACCCTCCGATCTCCAGCCACCGGCCGCTGAAGTACACCGCGATCTCCGCGCTGGGCTCCGTAAAGGGGAAGTACGAGGGCTGGAAACGGATCCGGGTCTGCGGGCCCCACATCTCCCGGGCGAACCGGGAGAGCACCCCTTTGAGGTCCGAGAACCGCACGTCCTGATCCACCCAAAACCCGTCCACCTGGTGGAACACGGGCGCGTGAGTGGCATCGAGGGCGTCCCGGCGGTAGCACCGGCCGATGCTCACCACCCGCAGGGGAGGCCTTCGTACCGCCATCACCCGCACATCCACCGCGGTGACCTGGGTCCGCAGGAGGTGCTCGCGGTCCAGGTAGAAGGAGTCCTGCATGTCCCGGGCAGGGTGGTCATCCGGGATATTGAGGCGGCGGAAATTGAACTCCTCCGTCTCGATCTCCGGTCCTTCCGCCACCTCAAACCCCATGGAGCGGAAGATCTCCAGGATCTCCTGGATGGTACGGCCCAGGACGTGCGGCCGCCCGGGAATGGGGCGCCGGCCGGGGAGGGTGACGTCTATGGCCTCCGCGCGGAGCTGCCTCTGCAGAGCGATCGCCCGAACCACTTCGGCCCGGGCTTCCAGTTGAGCCTCGAGCCACTCCTTGGTCTCATTGAGGAGGGCACCCATCCGGGTCCGCTCCCCCGGCGGGAGATCCCGCAAGCCCCGCAGCAGCTGGGTGAGCTGGCCTCGCTTGCCGAGATACCTACGGCGGACGGCCTCCAGGGCCTCCGGGGTCTCGGCCCGCTGGATTTCCTGTTCGGCCTCCTCCCGCAGGGTCCGGATCTCCGGTTCCACAACGTTCCTCCTGGGAAGCGTGGTTCCGCACGACCTCGCCGATGCCGGTAGTATACCAGGGGCGGGACGGGCTCAGCCACCGCGCCGGGCCTCGTACAGGAGCACGGCCGCTGCGGCCACCACGTTCAGGGATTCCGCCTTACCGTAAACCGGGATCCGGACCCGGACCGATCCAGGCCAGGGATGTCGGGGTCCACTCCCTTCGCTCCCGAACACGAGGGCCACAGGTGGCGTGTAATCCGCCTCCCGGTAGTCCACCGCCCCCCGGGGGTCTGCCACGTACACCCGAGCCCCCCGCACCTCCTCCCAGGTGGCCCGCGCGATGGGGAGCGCGAAGCAGGACCCCGCACTCGCGCGGATGGCCCTCGGATGAAAGGGATCCACGGTTCCCTCGAGAACGGCCAGGGCATCGAACCCTGCGGCGTCCGCGGTGCGGACCAGGGCCCCCATGTTCCCCGGATCCTGGAGCCCGTCCGCCACCGCGAGTCGGGACCAGGGGAGGGAGGAGAGGGGGCGCACCGTGGGGATCCGGACTACCGCGCACACGGGTTGGGGAGTCTCCACGTCCGCCAAGGCCTCCATCACCCGCGGCCCCACCCGGAGTATCCGGATCCCCGTGCGTCGGGCTAGGCGTTCCAGTTCCGGCATGGGCTCCGCCACCAGGAGCTCCTCCACCTGCCCTCCCACCCGGAGGATGGTCTCCACGATCCGGACTCCGCTCACGACGACCCGACCCTGCGTCCACCGCTCCCGCCGACGGGCCAGGGCCCGAAGTTCCCGGATGTGCGGGTTTTTTGGGCTCGTGATCACCCCAGACGGGCCGTGGCGCTCCGGACGATCTCCGCGAATGCCTGGGGATCCCGCACCG encodes:
- the pheS gene encoding phenylalanine--tRNA ligase subunit alpha, whose amino-acid sequence is MEPEIRTLREEAEQEIQRAETPEALEAVRRRYLGKRGQLTQLLRGLRDLPPGERTRMGALLNETKEWLEAQLEARAEVVRAIALQRQLRAEAIDVTLPGRRPIPGRPHVLGRTIQEILEIFRSMGFEVAEGPEIETEEFNFRRLNIPDDHPARDMQDSFYLDREHLLRTQVTAVDVRVMAVRRPPLRVVSIGRCYRRDALDATHAPVFHQVDGFWVDQDVRFSDLKGVLSRFAREMWGPQTRIRFQPSYFPFTEPSAEIAVYFSGRWLEIGGCGMFHPRVLEMAGMDPERYTAFAFGLGVERPAMVRYGIGDIRLFWENDLRFLNQF
- a CDS encoding RNA methyltransferase — its product is MITSPKNPHIRELRALARRRERWTQGRVVVSGVRIVETILRVGGQVEELLVAEPMPELERLARRTGIRILRVGPRVMEALADVETPQPVCAVVRIPTVRPLSSLPWSRLAVADGLQDPGNMGALVRTADAAGFDALAVLEGTVDPFHPRAIRASAGSCFALPIARATWEEVRGARVYVADPRGAVDYREADYTPPVALVFGSEGSGPRHPWPGSVRVRIPVYGKAESLNVVAAAAVLLYEARRGG